GCGCCCTTGATGATCTCCTACCTCAGCGAATCCCGGCGCATGGACAACCGCAAGATGCTGGAGAAGCTTGAGATCCGGCTCGATTATCCGACTCTTGCCGAAGGGCTGCAAGCCTGCCTCGATGAGAATTGAGCTGCCATGCCCCGCTGCCGCTTCTCCCTCCATATCGACCGCCAGCAGTTTCTGCGCTACTACCAGGGGCAGGTTCAACAGATTCTGGTGACCACGGAGGAAGGCCCGCGGGTGCAGTTTCCGGCCGCGCATCTGCGGCCCTTTTTGAGCGAACGGGGGATTCAGGGACGTTTTGCCCTGTATTATGACGAAGGCGGCAAGTTCGTGCGCCTGGAGAGGATAGCCTGATGGGAAACCCGACCGGCTCCGATGGAGACGATGAGCTGATCTGCTATTGCTTTCGCCACAGCCGCGGCGATATCCGCGAGGATGTGCGCCGACACGGCCACTCCACCATCCTCACCGCCGTTCGGCAGGCCCACCGGGAAGGACGCTGCCGCTGCGACACTCTGCATCCGCAGGGGCGTTGATGTCTCGGCGATATTCGCCAGGTGGCGGAGGAGGAAAACAAGGAGAGATAAAAGAGAACGGGGGAGATGGTTACCCATCTCCCCCGCTTTGTGCATGGTTCCGACTGTCTCGATTTACTGAGCCGTTTCCGTGGTTTCATGGGTGGAAGGATCACGCAGCTGGATACGATCACGGGTGCTGTCCTTGTCCGCGATACCGTCGCCGGTCTGCTCAGCCGCACCCGTTTTGTTCTCATAGCGATACTGGTTCTGATGCTGGTAACGATTCTGTGACTGAGACTTGGTCATGGAACCGGCGCCGTTCATCGAACCGGCCTGCGAGCGTGAAGCCCCCTGGCCTCCCTGACCCCCTTTAGCCAGTGCGGCGCCAGGACCGGCCACGGCAACACACACCACCAAACCACCAATGAGCATTACTTTTTTCGCATTCATCATTTACCTCCCTCTTTCCTTCGTTAATGTTTTTATGCGGATGAGATCATCCGTGGAATTGTCAATTTAGACGGTGCCGACCCTCCAAGGTTTACCTGTTGAGGAAAAAAAGTTTTTACGTCCTCCCGCTCGGCAGGTCATTTTCACGACTTGCCCCCATCCCCCAATACCTGTTATAGATGAAACCTTTCCCAACACCCCTTTCCCGTTAGGTTTTGACGCTTTCAGGAGCCCACTATGTCCTTTGATCCCTCCCAGTGGACACGCTGCGCGTTCGAGAACGTGCCTATTTACGTCCGTGGCGACCAACCCTGCTGGTTCGTGCCCAATCGCGCCGGCGACGAACTT
The sequence above is a segment of the Desulfuromonas sp. KJ2020 genome. Coding sequences within it:
- a CDS encoding (2Fe-2S)-binding protein is translated as MGNPTGSDGDDELICYCFRHSRGDIREDVRRHGHSTILTAVRQAHREGRCRCDTLHPQGR
- a CDS encoding DUF2835 domain-containing protein translates to MPRCRFSLHIDRQQFLRYYQGQVQQILVTTEEGPRVQFPAAHLRPFLSERGIQGRFALYYDEGGKFVRLERIA